GGGCAACAGGCTCTCCAGCCAGTAACGAGTGCCATCCAGGTCAGGCGGCGCGTTCATTGACGATCTGCTCGCGCTGGGTGAGTGCGGCTTCATTGGCGCTGACGTTTTGCTCCCGCGCATCCAGCTCTCTCTGCACGATGCCCGCCTGCTCGATGACGGCTTCATATTGGGCGCGGCAGGCCAGGATCTGGCTCTGCTCCTCTTGAGTCGGGGTGGATTTGCACCTGCGGCAGTAGCCCTCTGCTGTGAGTCTATAATGCTGCTGCCGCTGGCTTTGGCGATGTCATTACTCCATTTCTCCAAATCAGCCGCCTGCTCGTCATTGGCAGCAGTGAGCCGCCCGAGTTCGGCTTTTTGCCTGCTCGATCTGCTGCCAGAGCTGGGTGAGGTCTTCCTCCGCTTTTTGCCACGTCCGGAGAAGGTGCCGATGGCGGCATGGGAATGGATGCCACGGGCGGCGCTGGCGGCGTCTGCACCGCCAGCAGCGCCACGACCTCTTGCTTGATTTGGCCTGGAACTTTGGTGAGCTGGTAGAGCAACTCTCGAAGGCGGTCTGAAGGGTGTTTTCCATGGGAAAATGATCGGCGTGTTCAGGCGGCGGCATGTTCGGGCCAGGCGACATCGAAGCGCCCGGAGTCCACCCAGAAGTCTTCGTCTTCCGGGGCGTGCAGAGTTGGAGTTCCAGCCAGCCATCGAGGCTCTTGCCGTCGCGCGTGGTGGGATGGGTCATGCGCAGGCTGGTCGGGTCTTCTTCACGCTCCAGGGTAACGATCACTGTGGCGGCGATAGCGTAGCTCCCGCTTGCGCGGCTTTGCGGTCCTTCCAGCGCAGTTTGTAGATTTGCTCCGGTTTGGCGGCGGAGGGGGAAGGATTTTTCTACCAATGCGAGTGCCGACTTGCATGGGCACGGTCACTTTGTCTTTGCCGGGGACGGTGCCATCTGCGGGCTGCTTGCTGAGGTAGGGGTCAGATACAGCGGATCAAACTTCCACGGCATGGCTTTTCCGGGCATCGCGCCCCAGTAAAACGGGAAGGGTTGGCCGTTGCCGACGCGCTTGATGCTCCAGTCACTCACGAGGCCGTGCTGGATGGCCTGATACAGCGCGGCTCCCACGGCAGTGACGGTTTTGGCGTCGTTGATGGTGGTGTTGGAACTCATCGGGTATCAATCACCCGCTGGATAGTTTTCGCCTGAAGCACGCGCTGGGGCAGCACGGGGGGAGTCCTCCAGGAGAGCCTTTACTTGCGGCAGTTCGGAGGGCTTGCCGCTGGAGCGTGATGAGGTCCACGCCAAGGCGGTGACGTATTTCGCCAAGGACTGCACGAGCGGGCGGAAGACGAGGTCGATGCAGTTCCTCAGGCGCTCCGCATCGTGGAAGATGGGGTCTTGCTCGGGCATGACCTCGACTTCCAAAACGGCGCGGCACATGTCGTTGAACTCCTGGAGTGCGCCAGAGTCCACGAGGCGGCTTTCCCGCACCCATGATGCGGTCAGGGACCAGGCTCGTGCCATCAGCGGAGGTATCCCGCCCTTCGGATAAATCTTTCAGCCACTGACGCACGATGGGCATGAAGACCAGCTTCACGATGCGTGACCAGCGGGCTTGATGAGCCGTCTTTTGAGGGCACTTCTGAAGATGTCCTCAAACTTACTCATCTGCTCATCGTCACCTAAAAACGCGTGCCGAGAGCTGGGAGTAGCACGGCTTCCACGATCTCCTTCGCCAAAGTATCCCCGCGATGGTGCTGGAGTCGCGGGACAGTAGCTGGCCTCCACTCGACTCCCTTACCCATGAGTAGATCACGATACTCGATGATGGAGATGTCCGTGGTGCCGCCGCCGATATCCACGGTCATGACCCGGACTCGGGCCTCGGTGCTTTACCGCGCCCGAATAGCTCCGATCCAGTTCTCGCCCTATTGTCCAAGCCGCACGATCTCGCCAGATGATGGGGAGCTGCGAGGCCACGGCCTCATCGAGATCCATGATCAGCTCCGGTCGGCTGCCGCCCTCGTGACGAGTCGCCGATCTCGTAGATGAGCGAGGGGTGAAAATATCGACCGCCTTTTTGCCACTTGGCGCGGTAGTCATTG
This genomic stretch from Verrucomicrobiaceae bacterium harbors:
- a CDS encoding virulence factor SrfB, whose protein sequence is MTVDIGGGTTDISIIEYRDLLMGKGVEWRPATVPRLQHHRGDTLAKEIVEAVLLPALGTRF